A window of Sphingobacterium sp. lm-10 contains these coding sequences:
- a CDS encoding RagB/SusD family nutrient uptake outer membrane protein — translation MKTAIKTSKHLIAVLALCALMFGSCFKEIDSQIPETQLSDATFWITETHLIQGTNYLYTLLPGIGENNNSNWSDDGRGSGNNSISDGSRLEPLTSGDWNGNYSNIRAANNVLERAAEMTISEQVKARYMSEARFFRAFFYMELIRRFGDVPLILQTMNINDVLLTAPRTNRESVVSAIYADLDEAVLHLPNSVQLPPSEYGRITQEACLALKARVALFEGTFNKYHGLPNVQSHLSVARASAESIMQAGTKALFEFIFEPDSSYFYLFRPFGNLAREEVILPRLYGENPQNPISTHSYPRNLQDGSTTPTRAIMDAYLYIDGLPNDGPNRSPLYRQRTNTLSEFEDRDPRMGMTVYKRGDFYTTNFYIPTFQSTQTGYKLKKWHNGPDDFNNFSVVHYKILRYAEVLLTFAEASYELNGSITDQELNQSINLTRARAGMPALTNAFVSTHGLNMLEEIRRERRVELAFEGGHRYWDILRWSIAEDVLPPAQLGIQYFPQEYTPGTGINNPQLDANGYIISQSAAIRSFNPARDYLWPLPVQQLGLNPNLTQNANWR, via the coding sequence ATGAAAACAGCAATAAAAACGAGCAAACATCTCATCGCCGTACTCGCATTATGCGCGCTTATGTTCGGTTCATGCTTCAAAGAAATCGACAGCCAGATCCCCGAAACACAGCTGTCTGACGCTACCTTTTGGATTACCGAGACGCATTTGATCCAAGGCACCAATTACCTGTATACCCTACTCCCCGGAATTGGTGAAAACAACAATAGCAACTGGTCTGACGATGGAAGAGGTTCGGGCAATAATAGCATCAGCGATGGCAGCCGGTTAGAGCCACTTACCTCAGGCGACTGGAACGGCAATTACAGCAATATCAGAGCGGCCAACAATGTGCTGGAACGCGCTGCAGAAATGACGATATCCGAACAAGTGAAGGCTCGCTATATGAGCGAGGCTCGCTTTTTCCGCGCTTTCTTCTACATGGAGTTGATCAGGAGATTCGGCGATGTGCCTTTGATACTGCAAACCATGAATATAAATGATGTATTGCTGACGGCCCCGCGAACAAATCGCGAATCAGTAGTATCCGCCATCTACGCTGATTTGGACGAAGCGGTACTGCATCTACCCAATTCAGTCCAGTTACCTCCTAGTGAGTACGGACGCATTACTCAGGAAGCCTGTCTAGCACTGAAAGCTCGCGTAGCTTTGTTCGAAGGCACTTTCAATAAATACCATGGTTTGCCAAATGTACAAAGCCACCTCTCCGTAGCAAGGGCAAGTGCTGAATCCATTATGCAAGCAGGTACGAAGGCGCTATTTGAATTCATTTTTGAGCCAGATAGCAGCTATTTTTACTTATTCAGACCCTTCGGCAACTTAGCCAGAGAAGAAGTGATCCTCCCACGTCTTTACGGAGAAAACCCGCAAAACCCCATCTCCACGCATAGCTATCCAAGAAATCTACAAGATGGGTCTACCACGCCCACCCGTGCTATCATGGACGCCTATTTGTACATTGATGGGCTACCCAACGATGGCCCGAACCGCTCGCCACTGTATCGCCAGCGAACCAATACACTTAGCGAGTTCGAAGATCGTGACCCCCGAATGGGCATGACGGTATACAAGCGCGGCGACTTCTATACCACCAATTTCTATATCCCTACGTTTCAGTCCACGCAGACGGGCTACAAACTGAAGAAGTGGCATAATGGTCCGGATGATTTCAATAATTTCAGTGTGGTTCATTATAAGATACTTCGCTATGCAGAGGTGCTCCTCACATTTGCCGAAGCAAGCTATGAGCTCAACGGGTCAATCACAGACCAAGAGCTTAACCAGAGCATCAATCTCACCCGGGCTCGGGCGGGAATGCCGGCACTAACGAATGCTTTTGTATCTACTCATGGATTGAATATGTTGGAGGAAATCCGACGTGAACGACGCGTAGAGCTCGCTTTTGAAGGAGGACATCGTTACTGGGATATCCTACGCTGGAGTATTGCAGAAGACGTACTCCCTCCTGCGCAATTGGGTATTCAGTATTTCCCTCAAGAATACACTCCAGGAACGGGAATTAACAACCCACAGTTGGATGCCAACGGCTATATCATCTCGCAATCCGCCGCAATAAGGAGCTTCAATCCGGCAAGGGATTACCTTTGGCCGCTCCCTGTTCAGCAACTTGGCCTCAATCCCAATCTCACTCAAAACGCTAATTGGCGATAA
- a CDS encoding FKBP-type peptidyl-prolyl cis-trans isomerase, protein MKKSILFLTAAAALAMTSCQSFKKGDGGLEYKFIKEGSGEKATTGDVLAFNLIVETDRDSVLANTYDMGLPQAQPIMPDSTLQGSYPGDPNSILRMLGEGDSAVFRINLDTMAARTGQPKPEFADKYLQFTFKVEKVFKKGDLADSVLFEQVNKYFEGEIEKIKNAEEGKINSYIQKNKLQPKKTASGLQYVIKEEGSGKVAAVGDTVVLNYTGALAANSKIFDTNDPELAKKNKIHNPMRTYEPIRVRVGKDPVIAGWTEGLQLLNKGSKATFIIPSSIGYGQQGSMGAIPQYAPLVFDVEVLDIIAGPKDEEVPNPEMPAMPAPTTR, encoded by the coding sequence ATGAAGAAGTCAATTCTATTTTTAACGGCAGCAGCCGCTCTTGCAATGACCTCATGTCAAAGCTTCAAAAAAGGTGATGGTGGGTTAGAGTACAAATTTATTAAAGAAGGAAGCGGTGAGAAAGCGACCACAGGCGATGTGTTAGCTTTTAACCTAATCGTAGAGACAGATCGCGACTCTGTATTGGCAAACACATATGATATGGGATTGCCACAAGCACAGCCGATCATGCCAGATTCTACATTGCAAGGATCATACCCTGGAGATCCTAACAGCATCTTGCGTATGTTGGGTGAAGGTGATAGCGCCGTATTTCGCATCAACCTGGATACTATGGCGGCACGTACCGGCCAGCCTAAACCAGAGTTTGCAGACAAATACCTTCAGTTTACATTTAAAGTAGAGAAAGTATTTAAAAAAGGCGACTTGGCTGATTCCGTACTTTTCGAACAAGTAAACAAATACTTTGAAGGCGAAATCGAAAAAATCAAAAATGCGGAAGAAGGAAAAATCAACTCTTACATCCAGAAAAACAAGCTACAGCCAAAGAAAACAGCTTCTGGTTTGCAGTATGTAATCAAAGAAGAAGGTTCTGGTAAGGTAGCTGCGGTAGGTGATACGGTTGTATTGAACTATACAGGTGCTTTAGCGGCTAATTCGAAAATCTTTGATACCAATGATCCAGAGTTGGCAAAGAAAAATAAAATTCATAACCCTATGCGTACCTACGAGCCTATTCGTGTTCGTGTAGGTAAAGATCCAGTTATTGCGGGTTGGACAGAAGGATTGCAGTTATTGAACAAAGGTAGCAAAGCAACTTTCATTATTCCTTCCAGCATTGGATACGGACAACAGGGCTCTATGGGCGCTATTCCTCAATATGCTCCATTGGTGTTTGATGTAGAAGTATTAGATATCATCGCAGGTCCGAAAGACGAAGAAGTTCCTAATCCGGAGATGCCAGCTATGCCGGCTCCGACAACCAGATAA
- a CDS encoding FecR family protein, translated as MSKFSKYWIERYFRSKDPEAGHRLHRAYERMQRSKEIWDDTKMGPKQEVRGRILQQVRLSIDISRKEAQRPENWRLMGIAASLLVIVGTIIFTWHSGSMTTHDIAPGGNHLELILTDGTVIQLDSIKRPYHSKEMGLMIESTQEGRLRLYSDLHALSTEPVHIRTPKGGQHQIELPDGTIVWLNADSELIFPARFSLEKRQVTLLGEAYFEVSSDSTRPFIVATLYQEIEVLGTRFNICAYANGPNIKTSLLEGKVRIKLKNNTQEIILKPGQQSLLSEGILKVQPVKMREVIDWTAGDFIFDQESLGEIMSKIERWYDVHTEWKGEIKQIQMSGEVSRTKSLLQVLDILHLSTGVYFELKGRTIVISNDAIK; from the coding sequence TTGAGCAAATTTTCTAAATATTGGATCGAGCGGTATTTCAGGTCAAAAGACCCAGAAGCGGGTCATCGCTTGCACCGCGCCTACGAGCGCATGCAACGTTCCAAAGAGATTTGGGATGATACAAAGATGGGGCCTAAGCAAGAGGTAAGAGGCCGTATCTTACAACAAGTTCGGTTGTCAATTGATATTTCAAGAAAAGAAGCTCAAAGACCTGAAAACTGGCGGTTGATGGGCATCGCAGCCTCTCTGCTAGTAATTGTGGGTACCATTATTTTCACGTGGCATTCTGGATCAATGACTACCCACGATATTGCTCCAGGCGGCAACCATCTTGAACTGATATTGACAGATGGTACAGTCATTCAGCTGGATAGTATTAAGCGACCTTATCACAGCAAGGAGATGGGACTTATGATTGAGAGCACACAAGAAGGACGCCTACGCCTCTATAGTGATCTTCATGCTTTATCCACTGAGCCGGTGCACATTCGTACACCTAAGGGCGGACAGCACCAGATTGAGCTACCAGATGGCACGATAGTTTGGCTAAATGCAGATTCGGAATTGATTTTCCCCGCCCGTTTTTCGTTAGAAAAACGCCAAGTTACCCTTCTTGGTGAGGCCTATTTTGAAGTTTCGTCAGATTCAACAAGACCATTTATTGTGGCTACCCTCTACCAGGAAATAGAAGTCCTTGGTACACGATTTAATATTTGTGCCTATGCCAACGGGCCTAATATAAAAACCTCTTTATTAGAAGGAAAAGTTCGGATCAAGCTTAAAAATAACACACAAGAAATCATCCTTAAGCCGGGTCAGCAATCCCTATTGTCCGAAGGAATTTTAAAAGTTCAGCCAGTAAAAATGAGGGAAGTGATTGACTGGACCGCTGGCGATTTCATCTTCGATCAAGAATCATTGGGAGAAATCATGTCTAAAATTGAGCGTTGGTACGATGTGCATACAGAATGGAAGGGTGAAATCAAACAAATTCAAATGAGTGGAGAAGTCTCCAGAACAAAAAGCTTGCTACAAGTCCTTGATATTTTACATCTGTCTACGGGTGTTTATTTTGAATTGAAGGGACGAACCATTGTAATAAGCAACGATGCAATTAAATAA
- a CDS encoding bifunctional oligoribonuclease/PAP phosphatase NrnA — MLQGKENIILLDSPKKIIVTTHHKPDGDALGSSLGLSQWLRASGHEVSVVVSSDFPTFLDWMPGREEVIIFPDNPEQVYDLFEEAEIIFCLDYSVLSRTNILEPVIRGASGQKWMIDHHLDPEDFADLSYWDPQAAATAQLVYRFICEELNGGKDRLNADMATCLYTGIMTDTGSFRFKAANAAVHRIIADLIEIGVRNWEIHQQVYNSSTENRLKFLGYCLLNCLEVIQEYNTAIFALSKNDLKQFAITTGDTEGLVNYALSIKGVRLAGLFVDRTELIKLSLRSIGEIPCNEICKTHFNGGGHLNASGGSSNEDLLTVVERFKSILPQYAEILTA, encoded by the coding sequence ATGCTACAAGGAAAAGAGAATATCATTTTATTAGATTCCCCAAAGAAAATTATTGTTACTACGCATCATAAGCCAGACGGCGATGCATTAGGTTCGTCCTTGGGTTTGTCGCAATGGTTACGAGCTTCAGGACATGAAGTATCTGTAGTAGTTTCTTCTGATTTTCCTACATTTTTAGATTGGATGCCTGGGCGTGAGGAAGTCATCATCTTCCCCGATAACCCGGAGCAGGTATACGATCTTTTTGAGGAAGCCGAAATTATATTTTGTCTGGATTACAGTGTACTTTCCCGGACGAATATCTTAGAGCCCGTTATTCGTGGTGCTTCTGGACAGAAATGGATGATCGATCACCACCTGGATCCAGAAGATTTTGCCGATCTAAGTTACTGGGATCCGCAGGCTGCCGCTACCGCACAATTGGTGTACCGATTTATTTGCGAAGAATTGAATGGTGGTAAGGATAGGCTAAACGCTGACATGGCTACTTGTTTGTACACCGGTATCATGACGGATACAGGCTCCTTTCGATTCAAGGCGGCAAATGCTGCCGTACATCGTATCATTGCAGACTTGATTGAGATTGGGGTACGTAACTGGGAAATTCATCAACAAGTATATAACAGCTCTACAGAAAATCGCTTGAAATTTTTAGGCTACTGCCTATTAAATTGTTTGGAAGTAATTCAGGAATACAATACGGCTATTTTTGCCTTGAGTAAAAATGATTTGAAGCAGTTTGCCATTACCACAGGTGATACAGAGGGTTTAGTGAACTATGCATTATCGATAAAAGGCGTTCGGCTGGCTGGATTATTTGTTGACAGAACCGAATTAATTAAGTTATCTTTGCGATCAATTGGAGAAATTCCCTGCAATGAGATCTGTAAAACTCATTTCAATGGTGGCGGACATTTAAATGCCTCTGGAGGAAGTTCCAATGAAGATTTGCTAACTGTTGTGGAGCGGTTTAAATCGATACTTCCGCAGTATGCAGAAATATTAACAGCTTAA
- a CDS encoding TonB-dependent receptor — translation MLTFLQSYGTSVAQKVTVSKDNAHLQEILRDIRQQTGIDFIVRTEQLKIAKPVSIQAKNTELDVVLTEIFDGQSLSYIKKDNTIVVTNTRESAAITNVPATRKARTSNIIQGVLSGRVLDQLGEPVAGVSISAPNGYSTTTDDDGRFHLMISGTEARLQFRYIGFKSVSLVAKVGEPLEITMEQVISDLDELVVTGYTKEKRQNITGSIATISGEKLASRPLTNLASGLQGLAPGLVMTRVNGQPGNEQWLANVRGVSSINGDVPMVLIDGVRGNLSLVNPLDVESITILKDASSTAVFGSTGARGVILVTTKSGTGKIRVQYEGLFSAQRPARMPQLMSSYESALMENIARINAGGNPTFNDELLNLLRDPTITQRPDPNNPNNWQFLGDFDYVDLLTRRYTPQMNHNVSVSGGGDKESFLFSVGGYNQQGFFAVGPDRASRINARSNYNRKLSKHFSLDSRIQYTGDKVERIPTQLEGDYSAIYELFSRRRTVPLYDPERPGQYNEQFPLMGILESSGGQYLNSHEVSGVFTLQGNDIFVKNLNLRAVYSPRILTSFQDQQRRSVPVYDLSGQRGYIGGAANAQASISRIRSSTMWNNVQLVGDYAIDLGDHQINALAGYRYDDFRQDLLLASGRELPTNELFSLNYGNPNQMFVLDDIQTNAQISLFSTLEYIFANRYILRGTLNREGSSRLAPNLRWNTFPGVSAGWRINNESWFQASPKLSFINDLKLRATWGQQGNDPGVGNYQYIPMLQTANSYPFNNTRNQYFWQSQLPASLRTWERITSSDLGLDFLLFNSKLNGSFTYFWRETTGMLAPVPVPSVIGVGVPMFNIAEMKSWGWEFELGYRNQIGDFNYFVSGNIADNNNRITSYDGATNVFLGLNGIIEGYPVSSLFVYQADGYFQNQEQVDNHAFQNNQTGPGDIRYVDVNGDGIISFGDATLDNPGDLVYAGDIRPRYQFGLNFGVNYKGFDFSALIQGIGKRNFLLSSVMTVPFLDTWRQPWIIHEDYWTPENPDARFPRPLVGGGINALPSTHWLVNGAYARLKNLQIGYSLPLSWINRIGVSRSRIFVGGEDLFEVSRVWHPYIDPERPNNFAFNYPLFRTFTAGINLTF, via the coding sequence ATGCTTACTTTCCTGCAATCTTACGGTACCAGCGTAGCTCAAAAAGTAACTGTATCGAAAGATAATGCTCACCTCCAAGAAATTCTTCGGGATATCCGACAGCAGACTGGAATTGATTTTATCGTCCGTACAGAACAACTTAAAATAGCCAAACCTGTCAGCATTCAGGCAAAAAATACCGAACTGGATGTCGTATTGACCGAAATATTCGATGGACAGTCTCTGAGTTATATAAAAAAAGATAACACCATTGTTGTCACAAACACACGCGAATCAGCCGCTATCACAAATGTTCCAGCTACTCGTAAAGCACGTACGTCAAATATAATCCAGGGAGTACTTAGTGGAAGGGTTTTGGATCAATTGGGAGAACCCGTAGCGGGAGTATCCATTTCTGCGCCTAACGGCTATTCTACTACTACCGATGACGATGGTCGTTTTCATTTAATGATTTCCGGTACGGAGGCTCGACTTCAGTTCCGCTATATCGGATTCAAATCTGTTAGTCTTGTGGCGAAAGTCGGCGAACCTTTGGAAATCACCATGGAACAAGTGATTTCTGATTTGGATGAATTGGTAGTCACGGGCTATACTAAAGAAAAACGGCAAAATATTACCGGATCAATCGCGACCATCTCCGGTGAAAAACTAGCGTCTCGCCCTTTGACTAACCTGGCTTCGGGATTGCAGGGTCTGGCACCCGGGCTGGTGATGACGCGTGTAAATGGACAACCGGGGAATGAGCAATGGCTTGCCAACGTACGGGGAGTTAGCTCCATCAATGGCGACGTGCCTATGGTGCTGATTGATGGAGTACGCGGCAACCTCAGTTTGGTGAATCCCCTAGATGTAGAATCTATTACGATACTCAAGGATGCCTCCTCCACCGCCGTGTTTGGATCGACAGGAGCACGAGGCGTGATTCTGGTCACCACTAAATCTGGAACCGGAAAAATCCGTGTACAGTACGAGGGTCTCTTTAGTGCACAACGCCCCGCGCGCATGCCGCAGCTGATGAGCTCCTACGAATCGGCGTTGATGGAGAACATCGCCCGAATCAATGCAGGCGGCAACCCAACCTTTAATGATGAGTTGCTGAACCTTCTGCGCGATCCAACTATAACACAGCGCCCAGATCCGAACAACCCCAATAACTGGCAATTTTTAGGCGACTTCGACTACGTAGATCTCTTAACACGAAGATATACCCCACAGATGAACCACAACGTATCCGTCAGCGGCGGTGGAGACAAAGAATCTTTTCTGTTTTCTGTGGGAGGCTACAACCAACAAGGTTTTTTTGCCGTTGGCCCAGATAGGGCAAGCCGTATCAATGCCCGATCCAACTACAACCGCAAGCTATCCAAGCATTTCTCTTTAGATTCGCGCATCCAATACACGGGCGACAAGGTGGAAAGAATCCCTACGCAGCTCGAAGGCGACTACTCTGCTATTTACGAATTGTTTTCCCGTCGGCGAACGGTACCCTTATACGACCCCGAACGCCCCGGACAGTACAACGAGCAGTTTCCCTTAATGGGCATATTGGAAAGCTCAGGCGGACAATATTTGAATAGCCACGAAGTTTCAGGCGTGTTTACACTACAGGGAAATGACATTTTCGTCAAGAACCTTAATCTTCGTGCGGTCTACAGCCCGCGTATACTTACTTCATTTCAGGATCAACAACGTCGATCCGTTCCAGTATACGATCTATCTGGCCAACGTGGCTATATTGGTGGGGCCGCAAATGCACAGGCCAGCATCAGCAGAATCCGTTCCAGCACGATGTGGAACAATGTCCAGCTGGTAGGCGATTATGCGATAGATCTAGGTGATCACCAAATCAATGCACTGGCGGGTTACCGATACGACGATTTTCGCCAAGACCTCTTGTTAGCTTCAGGCCGGGAACTGCCGACCAATGAACTGTTCTCCCTGAATTACGGCAACCCGAACCAAATGTTTGTTTTGGACGACATACAGACCAACGCCCAGATTTCTCTTTTCAGCACCTTAGAGTATATCTTTGCCAACCGATACATTCTTCGAGGTACCCTAAATCGAGAAGGTAGCTCCCGGTTGGCACCAAACCTACGTTGGAATACTTTCCCAGGAGTATCAGCCGGATGGCGTATCAACAATGAATCTTGGTTCCAAGCGTCGCCCAAGCTGTCCTTTATCAACGACCTGAAGCTGCGCGCTACCTGGGGGCAACAGGGTAATGACCCTGGCGTAGGGAATTACCAGTATATCCCCATGCTTCAAACGGCCAACAGTTACCCCTTCAACAACACTAGAAATCAATACTTCTGGCAAAGCCAATTGCCTGCGAGCTTACGTACCTGGGAGCGGATCACCAGCTCCGACCTGGGCTTGGATTTTTTGCTATTTAACAGCAAGCTGAATGGTAGCTTTACCTACTTTTGGCGCGAAACGACGGGCATGCTCGCCCCGGTGCCAGTGCCTTCGGTCATTGGAGTTGGCGTGCCCATGTTCAACATCGCAGAGATGAAGTCTTGGGGTTGGGAGTTTGAACTAGGGTATAGAAATCAGATTGGCGACTTCAATTATTTTGTATCGGGAAATATCGCGGATAACAATAACCGCATTACCTCCTATGATGGTGCCACAAACGTATTCCTAGGGCTCAATGGTATTATTGAGGGCTATCCAGTCAGTTCACTTTTTGTGTATCAAGCCGACGGATATTTCCAGAACCAGGAACAGGTAGACAACCATGCCTTTCAAAACAATCAGACTGGCCCGGGAGATATTCGCTATGTAGACGTTAATGGTGATGGGATCATCTCCTTTGGCGACGCTACCTTAGACAACCCGGGTGACTTGGTTTACGCAGGTGACATTCGCCCGCGCTACCAGTTCGGGTTAAACTTCGGCGTTAATTACAAAGGTTTCGACTTCTCCGCCTTGATACAAGGAATTGGAAAGCGGAATTTTTTGCTTTCCAGCGTGATGACGGTTCCTTTTTTAGATACTTGGCGCCAACCTTGGATCATCCATGAGGATTACTGGACTCCCGAAAATCCAGATGCGCGATTTCCGAGACCCTTGGTAGGCGGCGGTATCAATGCTTTACCATCCACACATTGGTTAGTCAATGGAGCCTATGCTAGGCTTAAGAATCTACAGATTGGCTATTCTCTACCCCTGTCTTGGATCAACAGAATTGGCGTGAGCCGAAGCAGGATCTTTGTAGGTGGTGAGGATCTCTTTGAGGTATCACGAGTCTGGCACCCGTACATCGACCCAGAAAGACCAAACAATTTCGCGTTCAACTATCCGCTTTTCCGGACTTTCACCGCTGGAATTAATCTAACATTTTAA
- a CDS encoding RNA polymerase sigma-70 factor, whose amino-acid sequence MLLDEKELLSAFRNGDESAFAMLYDQYWEHLYLHAFRILKDRHATEDVIQDVFISLWKKHKTLKIRNLNNYLYQATRYQVFRYLRRKGYTEPLTAELEFCLTTDDLQSAIQENELRTWIDREVDKLPPKCREIFLLSRHQLLNNREISSRLAISVKTVENQMTIALRRLRQLYQRLSLYLLFLIFF is encoded by the coding sequence ATGTTATTGGACGAAAAAGAGCTTTTATCGGCTTTTCGTAATGGAGACGAATCGGCATTCGCCATGCTTTATGATCAATATTGGGAACACCTATACCTCCACGCCTTCCGTATCCTTAAAGATCGACATGCTACTGAAGACGTAATTCAAGATGTCTTTATTTCGTTATGGAAAAAACACAAAACACTAAAAATAAGAAATTTAAATAATTATCTCTATCAAGCTACACGCTATCAAGTCTTCCGCTATCTTCGCCGCAAAGGATATACCGAACCACTAACTGCCGAACTAGAATTTTGTTTGACCACAGACGATCTGCAATCGGCTATTCAAGAAAACGAATTACGAACCTGGATTGATAGGGAAGTAGACAAACTTCCTCCAAAATGTCGAGAAATCTTTCTTTTGAGCCGACATCAACTACTAAACAATAGAGAGATTTCTAGCAGGCTAGCTATTTCGGTCAAAACAGTGGAAAATCAAATGACTATAGCCCTGCGCCGTCTACGCCAATTGTATCAACGGCTTAGTCTTTATCTATTATTTTTAATTTTCTTTTAG
- a CDS encoding DUF423 domain-containing protein, which produces MNKQIILIAAFFGMTAVILGAFGAHGLADKISESQLQTWETANRYHFYHTLALLFLSTFSRAKSQSIRLSFIAFTVGILLFSGSLYVLSTRELLGITQIGMLGPVTPVGGLFFIVGWIGLFSAALRHRA; this is translated from the coding sequence ATGAACAAACAAATTATTCTTATCGCAGCATTTTTTGGGATGACCGCTGTCATATTAGGAGCATTCGGTGCGCATGGTTTAGCCGATAAAATCAGTGAATCCCAATTGCAAACCTGGGAAACTGCAAATCGCTACCATTTTTACCATACGCTGGCCTTATTGTTTTTGTCTACTTTTTCACGTGCAAAAAGTCAATCCATCCGATTGTCATTTATTGCGTTTACGGTCGGTATCCTCTTGTTTTCCGGTTCTTTGTACGTGCTTAGCACTCGGGAACTGTTGGGGATTACACAAATAGGTATGCTCGGACCTGTAACGCCGGTCGGCGGATTATTTTTTATTGTAGGTTGGATTGGTTTGTTCTCGGCTGCTTTACGGCACCGCGCATAA